One window from the genome of Nicotiana tomentosiformis chromosome 5, ASM39032v3, whole genome shotgun sequence encodes:
- the LOC138892855 gene encoding protein MAIN-LIKE 1-like — MALIERWRPETHTFHLFIGEVTITLQDVEVLYGLPVDGHPIALPNAIREYMGLQYLEMLQWLTGFQSPDETTLIRASRLQLMPVRQALEAMHADIIDDTSELHIHRYTRLLLLLMFGGVLFPNTSGNLVSLRFLHHLERLDDLHHYSWGVAVLSYLYRQMCRANMGTQRDIAGFLPLLQVKT, encoded by the coding sequence ATGGctctgatagagcggtggcgaccggagacacACACATTCCATTTGTTCATTGGCGAGGTCACTATCACGCTTCAGGACGTAGAGGTCTTGTATGGGCTGCCCGTTGATGGACACCCTATTGCTTTGCCGAATGCCATTAGAGAGTATATGGGTTTGCAGTACCTGGAGATGCTGCAGTGGCTCACCGGTTTCCAGTCACCGGATGAGACTACATTGATTAGGGCTAGTCGTCTGCAGTTGATGCCCGTCCGACAGGCTTTGGAGGCGATGCACGCTGACATCATAGATGATACATCGGAGCTTCATATTCACCGGTACACTAGGTTGTTGTTGctccttatgtttggaggggttttgttcccgaacacttcggggaacctagtcagcttaagatttcttcatcatcttgagcggctagatgatttacatcaTTACAGCTGGGGTGTTGCTGTTCTTAGTTACTTGTACAGGCAGATGTGCCGGGCGAACATGGGCACCCAGCGAGATATTGCAGGATTTTTGCCGCtactgcaggtgaaaacatag